From Stenotrophomonas maltophilia, a single genomic window includes:
- the ppsA gene encoding phosphoenolpyruvate synthase, with amino-acid sequence MNENILWLHELRLADLARVGGKNSSLGEMIGNLAGLGVSVPGGYATTAEAFKDFIAHNDLSKRIFDKLATLDVEDVNALTAAGKEIRTWVIDAPLQPQLDQDIRTAYAQLSADNGGGDVAVAVRSSATAEDLPDASFAGQQETFLNVTGADDVVHKVKEVFASLYNDRAIAYRVHHGFKHEDVFLSAGVQLMVRSGVGSSGVLFTLDTESGFRDVVFVTSSFGLGEMVVQGAVNPDEYYVYKPTLQAGKPAILRRSLGSKAIRMVYSDVPGERVRIEDTPAELRNTFSISDEDVQELSKQALVIEKHYGRPMDIEWAKDGVSGKLFIVQARPETVKSRSHATQIERFALTEKGGNVLAEGRAVGAKIGSGVARVVKTLDDMNRVQPGDVLIADMTDPDWEPVMKRASAIVTNRGGRTCHAAIIARELGVPAVVGSGNATKVIEDGQLVTVSCAEGDTGFIYEGKLGFERTTTDLGNMPPAPLKIMMNVANPERAFDFGQLPNAGIGLARLEMIIASHIGIHPNALLEYDRQDAATKKKIDEKIAGYSDPVGFYVDRLAEGIATLTASVAPNAVIVRLSDFKSNEYANLIGGSNYEPHEENPMIGFRGASRYVDPSFSAAFALECKAVLRVRNEMGLDNLWVMIPFVRTLEEGRKVIEVLEQNGLKQGENGLKIIMMCEVPSNALLADEFLEIFDGFSIGSNDLTQLSLGLDRDSSIVAHLFDERNPAVKKLLSMAIKSARAKGKYVGICGQGPSDHPDLAEWLMQEGIESVSLNPDTVVDTWLRLAKHKANG; translated from the coding sequence TTGAACGAGAACATCCTGTGGTTGCACGAACTGCGTCTGGCCGACCTGGCCCGCGTAGGCGGCAAGAATTCGTCGCTGGGCGAGATGATCGGCAACCTTGCCGGTCTGGGCGTGTCGGTGCCGGGCGGTTATGCCACCACCGCTGAAGCCTTCAAGGACTTCATCGCGCACAACGACCTGTCCAAGCGCATCTTCGACAAGCTGGCCACGCTGGACGTCGAGGACGTCAACGCGCTGACCGCCGCGGGCAAGGAAATCCGCACCTGGGTGATCGATGCCCCGCTGCAGCCGCAGCTGGACCAGGACATCCGCACCGCCTACGCCCAGCTGAGCGCCGACAACGGCGGCGGCGACGTGGCCGTGGCCGTGCGCTCGTCGGCCACCGCCGAGGATCTGCCGGATGCGTCCTTCGCCGGCCAGCAGGAAACCTTCCTCAACGTCACCGGTGCCGACGATGTCGTGCACAAGGTCAAGGAAGTGTTCGCCTCGCTGTACAACGACCGCGCCATCGCCTACCGCGTGCACCACGGCTTCAAGCATGAAGACGTGTTCCTGTCGGCCGGCGTGCAGCTGATGGTGCGTTCGGGCGTCGGTTCCTCCGGCGTGCTGTTCACCCTGGACACCGAGTCCGGCTTCCGCGACGTGGTGTTCGTCACCTCTTCCTTCGGCCTGGGCGAAATGGTCGTGCAGGGCGCGGTCAACCCGGACGAGTACTACGTCTACAAGCCCACCCTGCAGGCCGGCAAGCCGGCGATCCTGCGCCGCTCGCTCGGCAGCAAGGCGATCCGCATGGTGTATTCGGATGTCCCCGGCGAGCGCGTCAGGATCGAGGACACCCCGGCCGAACTGCGCAACACCTTCTCGATCAGCGACGAGGACGTGCAGGAACTGTCCAAGCAGGCCCTGGTCATCGAAAAGCACTACGGCCGCCCGATGGACATCGAGTGGGCCAAGGACGGTGTCAGCGGCAAGCTGTTCATCGTGCAGGCGCGCCCGGAAACGGTGAAGTCGCGCAGCCACGCCACCCAGATCGAACGCTTCGCGCTGACCGAAAAGGGCGGCAACGTGCTGGCCGAGGGCCGTGCCGTCGGTGCCAAGATCGGTTCGGGCGTGGCCCGCGTGGTGAAGACGCTGGACGACATGAACCGCGTGCAGCCGGGCGACGTGCTGATCGCCGACATGACCGACCCGGATTGGGAACCGGTGATGAAGCGCGCCTCGGCCATCGTCACCAACCGCGGTGGCCGCACCTGCCACGCCGCGATCATCGCGCGCGAGCTGGGCGTGCCGGCCGTGGTCGGTTCGGGCAACGCGACCAAGGTCATCGAAGATGGCCAGCTGGTCACCGTCAGCTGCGCTGAAGGTGATACCGGCTTCATCTACGAAGGCAAGCTCGGCTTCGAACGCACCACCACCGATCTGGGCAACATGCCACCGGCACCGCTGAAGATCATGATGAACGTGGCCAACCCGGAACGTGCCTTCGACTTCGGCCAGCTGCCGAACGCCGGCATCGGCCTGGCCCGCCTGGAAATGATCATCGCCAGCCACATCGGCATCCACCCGAACGCGCTGCTGGAATACGACCGCCAGGACGCGGCGACGAAGAAGAAGATCGACGAGAAGATCGCCGGTTATTCCGACCCGGTCGGCTTCTACGTGGACCGCCTGGCCGAAGGCATCGCCACCCTCACCGCCTCGGTCGCACCGAACGCGGTGATCGTGCGCCTGTCGGACTTCAAGTCCAACGAGTACGCCAACCTGATCGGCGGCAGCAACTACGAGCCGCACGAAGAGAACCCGATGATCGGCTTCCGCGGCGCCAGCCGTTACGTCGACCCGAGCTTCTCGGCCGCCTTCGCGCTGGAGTGCAAGGCCGTGCTGCGCGTGCGCAACGAAATGGGCCTGGACAACCTGTGGGTCATGATTCCGTTCGTGCGCACCCTGGAAGAAGGCCGCAAGGTCATCGAGGTACTGGAACAGAACGGCCTGAAGCAGGGCGAGAACGGCCTGAAGATCATCATGATGTGCGAAGTGCCGTCCAACGCACTGCTCGCCGATGAGTTCCTGGAGATCTTCGACGGCTTCTCGATCGGCTCCAACGACCTGACCCAGCTCAGCCTGGGCCTGGACCGCGATTCGTCGATCGTCGCGCACCTGTTCGACGAACGTAACCCGGCAGTGAAGAAGCTGCTGTCGATGGCGATCAAGTCGGCACGTGCCAAGGGCAAGTACGTCGGCATCTGCGGCCAGGGCCCGTCCGACCATCCGGATCTGGCCGAATGGCTGATGCAGGAAGGCATCGAGTCGGTGTCGTTGAACCCGGATACCGTGGTCGACACCTGGCTGCGCCTGGCCAAGCACAAGGCCAATGGTTGA
- a CDS encoding mechanosensitive ion channel family protein, with translation MIAVTAPATTWLHSLDWERLFETYGVPLLAAIVVLLVGMWLARRVSNTLPRATARVGMDPMLGNFMRNVVYSASLVIVVVLAINTLGVPISPLLAVLGTAGLAVGLALKDSLSNIASGVMLVTLRPFRVGDVVTVAGQTGTVREVRIFQTVITGADNQHTTIPNTLITAAPIINLTAEPTRRVELVVGIGYEDNIQLARDTALALMKADPRVLQTPVPDVVVYELGAHAINLGIRCYVKSADWFGTKVTLLEQLKLGFDKAGINIPYPQQDMHLYLHGKDGGVVEADALVRDKP, from the coding sequence ATGATTGCTGTCACCGCCCCCGCCACGACCTGGTTACATTCGCTGGATTGGGAACGCCTGTTCGAAACCTACGGCGTGCCGCTGCTTGCCGCCATCGTGGTGCTGCTGGTCGGCATGTGGCTTGCAAGACGGGTGTCCAATACCCTGCCGCGTGCAACGGCAAGGGTCGGCATGGACCCGATGCTCGGGAATTTCATGCGAAACGTGGTGTATTCGGCCTCGCTGGTCATCGTGGTCGTGCTGGCCATCAATACGCTGGGCGTACCGATTTCCCCGCTGCTGGCCGTGCTCGGCACCGCCGGCCTGGCCGTCGGCCTGGCATTGAAGGATTCGCTGTCCAACATCGCCTCCGGGGTGATGCTGGTGACCCTGCGCCCGTTCCGCGTTGGCGATGTGGTGACCGTGGCCGGGCAGACCGGCACCGTGCGCGAAGTGCGCATCTTCCAGACCGTCATCACCGGCGCGGACAACCAGCACACCACCATTCCCAACACGCTGATCACCGCCGCGCCGATCATCAACCTCACCGCCGAGCCGACGCGCCGCGTCGAACTGGTGGTCGGCATCGGTTACGAGGACAACATCCAGCTGGCGCGCGACACCGCGCTGGCACTGATGAAGGCCGATCCGCGCGTGCTGCAGACGCCGGTACCGGACGTGGTGGTGTACGAGCTGGGCGCGCACGCCATCAACCTCGGCATCCGCTGCTACGTGAAGTCGGCCGACTGGTTCGGCACCAAGGTCACGCTGCTGGAACAGCTCAAGCTGGGCTTCGACAAGGCTGGCATCAACATTCCGTACCCGCAGCAGGACATGCACCTGTACCTGCATGGCAAGGATGGCGGCGTGGTCGAGGCCGATGCACTGGTGCGCGACAAGCCCTGA
- a CDS encoding alkene reductase, translating into MLFTPHRLGALTLPNRIVMPPMTRSRATGGNVATAEMAAYYAQRASAGLIVSEGTQISPQGQGYAWTPGIHSDEQVQGWRQVTDAVHAAGGRIYAQLWHVGRVSHVALQPGGVAPVSSSALLAEGVKVFVDRTGAGPEAGVGEMIQHSMPRALAEDEIPGIIADYAQAARNALAAGFDGVELHGANGYLINQFIDSQANQRTDGYGGALQNRLRFLREVVQAVVAVAGAERVGVRLAPLTTLQGAVDDTPQATYLAAAHLLGELGVGYLHIAEADWDDAPLMPVAFKQALRMVYPGTLIYAGKYTTERAEQALSEGWADLIGFGRPFIANPDLPERLRAGAELNPPDRATFFGGGAVGFTDYPALEAAVEA; encoded by the coding sequence ATGCTGTTCACCCCCCACCGCCTGGGCGCCCTGACCCTGCCCAACCGCATCGTGATGCCGCCGATGACACGCTCGCGTGCAACGGGCGGCAATGTCGCTACCGCCGAAATGGCCGCGTACTACGCGCAGCGTGCCAGCGCCGGCCTGATCGTCAGTGAAGGTACCCAGATCAGCCCGCAGGGCCAGGGCTATGCCTGGACGCCCGGCATCCACAGCGATGAGCAGGTGCAGGGCTGGCGCCAGGTGACTGATGCCGTGCATGCGGCCGGTGGTCGCATCTACGCGCAGCTGTGGCACGTCGGCCGGGTTTCGCACGTGGCCCTGCAGCCCGGGGGCGTGGCGCCGGTGTCTTCCTCGGCGTTGCTGGCCGAAGGCGTGAAGGTGTTCGTCGACCGGACCGGCGCAGGCCCGGAGGCGGGCGTGGGCGAAATGATCCAGCACTCGATGCCACGTGCACTGGCCGAGGATGAGATTCCGGGCATCATCGCCGACTACGCGCAGGCCGCCCGCAATGCGCTCGCTGCTGGCTTCGATGGCGTCGAACTGCACGGCGCCAATGGCTACCTGATCAACCAGTTCATCGACTCGCAGGCCAACCAGCGCACCGACGGCTACGGTGGCGCATTGCAGAACCGGCTGCGCTTCCTGCGCGAGGTGGTGCAGGCGGTGGTGGCGGTGGCCGGTGCTGAGCGCGTCGGCGTGCGCCTGGCGCCGCTGACCACCCTGCAGGGCGCGGTGGACGATACGCCGCAGGCGACCTACCTGGCGGCCGCGCACCTGCTGGGCGAACTTGGCGTGGGCTACCTGCATATCGCCGAGGCCGACTGGGATGATGCGCCGCTGATGCCAGTCGCGTTCAAGCAGGCGCTGCGCATGGTCTACCCGGGCACGCTGATCTATGCCGGCAAGTACACCACCGAGCGCGCCGAGCAGGCGCTGTCTGAGGGCTGGGCCGACCTGATCGGCTTCGGCCGGCCGTTCATCGCCAATCCGGATCTGCCCGAGCGCCTGCGCGCGGGTGCCGAATTGAATCCACCGGACCGGGCGACGTTCTTCGGCGGTGGTGCGGTCGGGTTTACCGATTACCCGGCGCTGGAAGCGGCCGTCGAGGCCTGA